A single genomic interval of Lathyrus oleraceus cultivar Zhongwan6 chromosome 7, CAAS_Psat_ZW6_1.0, whole genome shotgun sequence harbors:
- the LOC127105477 gene encoding protein HEAT INTOLERANT 4 → MAKGAKRKTKQTEDSKPDSEPATATGSSQENESQNQITKAPPKAKRVKTSKPQSEPEYFEDKRNLEDLWVETFPVGTEWDQLDSLYDIKWNFSNLENAFEEGGLLSGKKVYLFGCTEPQLVMHKQENKVICIPVVVAVVSPFPPSDKIGINSVQREAEEIIPMKQMKMDWVPYIPLEDRDSQVERLKTEIFILRCTQRRSALKHLKLDRLKKYEYCLPYFYQPFKEDEFEQSTEVPIIYPVEPKPVFCEFDWELDELEEFTDKLIEAEELSEDQKDAFKEFVKEKVREAKRANREAREARKKAIAEMSEEAKAAFDAMRFYKFYPVQSPDAPDVSSVKSPFINRYYGKAHEVL, encoded by the exons ATGGCCAAAGGAGCTAAGAGAAAGACCAAGCAAACTGAAGATTCCAAACCTGATTCCGAACCTGCTACAGCTACAGGTTCATCGCAAGAAAACGAAAGCCAAAATCAAATAACCAAAGCGCCTCCCAAAGCAAAACGTGTCAAAACCTCAAAACCCCAATCTGAGCCGGAATATTTTGAAGATAAACGCAACTTG GAGGACTTGTGGGTTGAAACATTCCCAGTTGGAACTGAG TGGGATCAATTGGATTCCTTGTATGATATCAAATGGAATTTCTCTAATTTAGAA AATGCATTTGAAGAGGGTGGCTTGTTGTCTGGGAAGAAGGTTTACCTCTTTGGTTGCACTGAGC CTCAATTGGTTATGCACAAACAGGAAAACAAAGTTATCTGCATTCCGGTTGTTGTAGCT GTTGTCTCACCTTTTCCACCATCTGATAAAATTGGGATTAACTCCGTTCAGAGAGAGGCTGAAGAGATAATTCCCATGAAACAAATGAAAATGGACTGGGTTCCGTACATTCCCCTGGAGGACCG AGATAGCCAAGTGGAAAGACTGAAGACTGAAATATTTATACTTCGTTGCACCCAAAGAAG GTCTGCTTTAAAGCACCTGAAGTTGGATAGACTAAAGAAATACGAGTACTGCTTGCCTT ATTTCTATCAGCCATTTAAGGAAGATGAGTTTGAACAGAGCACCGAGGTTCCAATAATCTATCCAGTTGAACCAAAACCG GTCTTCTGTGAGTTTGATTGGGAATTAGACGAACTCGAG GAATTCACCGATAAGCTTATCGAGGCGGAAGAGTTATCAGAAGACCAAAAGGATGCCTTCAAG GAATTTGTCAAGGAAAAGGTTCGGGAAGCAAAGAGAGCCAATAGAGAG GCAAGGGAGGCACGGAAGAAAGCCATCGCAGAAATGAGTGAGGAAGCTAAAGCTGCATTTGATGCTATGAGATTTTATAAGTTCTACCCTGTTCAATCTCCAGATGCACCTGATGTGTCTAGTGTTAAG TCACCGTTCATAAACAGGTATTACGGAAAGGCTCATGAGGTTCTCTGA
- the LOC127105478 gene encoding protein CPR-5 translates to MKKRKKEKGIRGSFSMDVPSTSSSSHCNSNDSLPLFTDPSTNPLPKRRKIKPMVYSHQTTSSHTSPNLKRFACKRRVVRVPIRRKRTHLASIGFPLGISFAAVMAEVLYRRNAAFDTDRVSPTHISLICTSAIKESLASVFGDRLDDLARNFGQSFASTLSTLGSIYESSMGDEGNSLNTMKMEFPTCKLTREKGDFSSDSVIGDDKKERVLSEEIIDQTNNCKEVEENFQMDSTSHGITLHRQSNQLVHFPTIYSGSGINNNSMVSAAEKSVMEESRSNDLKALELALTMKKLKLKETQLVLNSDLNHLERSKLTMGISKASFRVEKFKNQLEDLRHGELIKSCVDCLIAGLLVMSSSLTYGAYVYSYERISKSTASCTRSNKESKSWWSPKSMFSFDSKLHVLWCQVQVMSRMAFGVLMIFAIAYLLIMRSTTVSKTMPVTFILMLLGVACGYCGKVCIDTLGGTGSLWLLYWEILCMVHFLSIVFTPTLFKILHGPVAASQQTKQNIILPYWFRRFWFYATLLVFLPLFCGLSPFAGVSQWKDHFLLKVSIFDRLE, encoded by the exons atgaaaaaaagaaagaaagagaaaggCATTCGCGGGAGTTTTTCAATGGACGTCCCTTCCACTTCGTCTTCTTCCCACTGCAATTCCAATGATTCCCTTCCTCTCTTCACTGATCCTTCCACCAATCCTCTCCCAAAACGACGCAAGATCAAGCCTATGGTATACTCACACCAAACGACGTCGTCTCATACATCACCCAATCTCAAGCGGTTCGCATGCAAACGAAGAGTCGTTAGAGTCCCCATTCGCCGTAAAAGGACCCATTTAGCTTCCATCGGATTCCCTCTAGGAATCTCATTTGCCGCTGTTATGGCTGAG GTTTTGTATAGAAGAAATGCAGCATTTGATACTGATAGGGTTTCTCCAACTCATATATCATTG ATTTGCACTTCAGCTATCAAAGAATCTCTTGCCAGT GTTTTTGGAGACAGGCTAGATGATCTGGCTAGGAACTTTGGACAATCTTTTGCTAGCACGTTGAGTACTCTCGGATCGATTTATGAATCATCTATGGGTGATGAAGGAAATAGTTTGAATACTATGAAGATGGAATTTCCAACTTGTAAATTGACTCGTGAGAAAGGTGATTTCTCAAGTGATTCTGTTATTGGTGATGATAAAAAAGAGAGAGTGTTGAGTGAAGAAATCATAGATCAAACAAATAATTGCAAAGAGGTCGAGGAGAATTTTCAAATGGATTCAACCAGTCATGGCATTACTCTGCATAGGCAATCAAACCAATTGGTTCATTTTCCTACAATCTATTCGGGATCTGGAATTAATAATAACTCTATGGTTAGTGCTGCTGAGAAATCTGTTATGGAAGAAAGTCGATCAAATGACCTTAAGGCGTTAGAACTTGCCCTTACAATGAAAAAACTGAAATTGAAAGAGACGCAGTTGGTTCTCAACTCTGATTTGAATCATCTTGAGAGATCAAAGTTGACCATGGGAATCTCAAAGGCATCTTTTAGAGTTGAAAAGTTtaagaatcagttagaagattTGAGACACGGTGAACTGATTAAGAGCTGCGTAGACTGTCTTATTGCTGGTCTTCTTGTCATGTCCTCCTCACTTACGTATGGTGCTTATGTTTATTCCTATGAACGGATCTCTAAATCTACTGCATCGTGCACTCGTTCAAATAAG GAATCCAAGTCGTGGTGGAGTCCGAAATCAATGTTCTCGTTCGATTCAAAGTTACACGTTTTATGGTGTCAAGTTCAAGTTATGAGCCGAATGGCATTTGGCGTCTTAATGATTTTTGCAATTGCATATTTGCTAATCATGAGATCAACAACGGTATCAAAGACAATGCCAGTTACTTTCATTCTAATGCTATTAGGAGTTGCTTGTGGCTACTGTGGCAAAGTTTGTATAGATACGTTGGGAGGTACTGGATCTTTGTGGCTTTTATATTGGGAGATTCTGTGCATGGTGCACTTCTTATCAATTGTTTTCACTCCCACATTGTTCAAGATCCTTCATGGACCAGTTGCTGCATCGCAACAAACAAAGCAGAATATAATTCTTCCATATTGGTTTCGCCGATTTTGGTTCTATGCAACTTTGCTTGTGTTTCTACCATTATTTTGTGGTCTTTCGCCTTTTGCGGGTGTTAGTCAGTGGAAAGACCATTTTTTGTTGAAGGTGTCAATATTTGACAGATTGGAATGA